One region of Olleya sp. Hel_I_94 genomic DNA includes:
- a CDS encoding APC family permease gives MAELKKSLGTLRLTFYGVGTIVGAGIYTVIGAAAGQAGTDLWLSFIFAAIAASVSAMSYAELSSTYPNAGAEFIFVRKAFPKIDIPSFLTGWTIAFHSSATIAAVLLAFSGYFNTFFNMPSLLISYGILLVLSLISITGITKSSTANIIMVSIQLLGLLLLIVFGLLETGPPKAEFFKIESISGTLAATATLFFIYTGFEHMAALGSEVKNPGKTIPRAFLMTMVITTIIYLFIAFTVLNIADPSALANVDSPLSLAASNLNNWLPVVLAIAALFATANAAFSGIISISRLLFGMASVGELPKFMTKTNAQKVPWVTTIVVMAAVAGFLLLGDIKIVAGMSSLGALLVFVAVNVALIVLRFKAPEQERPFKVPLAIGRVPILPILAILISLSLIIQFNWQVYSAFVGAVIVGIVLDYFLDKKSKDEIDPEKEKELFNH, from the coding sequence ATGGCAGAACTAAAAAAATCTTTGGGTACGCTTCGACTTACCTTTTATGGCGTTGGCACGATTGTGGGTGCAGGAATCTATACCGTGATTGGTGCAGCTGCTGGACAAGCGGGCACAGACCTTTGGTTGAGTTTTATTTTTGCAGCAATTGCGGCTAGTGTCTCTGCAATGTCCTATGCAGAGTTGTCCTCTACCTATCCCAATGCTGGTGCGGAATTTATTTTTGTACGCAAGGCATTTCCAAAAATTGATATTCCGTCTTTTCTCACGGGTTGGACGATTGCGTTTCATAGTTCGGCCACCATTGCAGCCGTGTTACTTGCCTTTTCGGGGTATTTCAATACGTTTTTTAATATGCCCTCTCTTCTAATAAGTTATGGCATTTTATTGGTGTTGTCATTAATTAGTATTACAGGCATCACAAAATCGTCGACAGCAAATATTATTATGGTCAGCATTCAACTTTTGGGATTGTTATTATTGATAGTATTTGGACTTTTGGAAACTGGTCCACCCAAAGCAGAATTTTTTAAAATTGAATCGATTTCTGGAACTTTGGCGGCCACAGCTACACTGTTCTTTATCTATACTGGTTTTGAACATATGGCAGCTTTGGGTTCGGAAGTTAAGAACCCAGGGAAAACAATTCCCCGTGCATTTTTAATGACTATGGTAATAACTACAATAATTTATTTATTTATTGCTTTTACGGTTTTGAATATTGCAGACCCTTCCGCTTTGGCAAACGTGGATTCGCCACTTTCTCTTGCAGCTTCCAATCTCAACAATTGGTTGCCTGTGGTATTGGCTATCGCTGCACTTTTTGCTACGGCTAATGCTGCTTTTAGTGGTATCATATCCATAAGTAGGCTGCTTTTTGGAATGGCCAGTGTCGGAGAACTTCCAAAGTTTATGACCAAAACCAATGCACAGAAAGTACCGTGGGTTACTACTATTGTAGTTATGGCAGCAGTTGCGGGATTTTTATTGTTGGGCGATATTAAGATTGTAGCAGGTATGTCTTCTTTAGGCGCTTTACTTGTTTTTGTTGCCGTAAATGTCGCACTTATCGTGCTTCGGTTTAAAGCACCAGAGCAAGAACGACCATTTAAAGTTCCTTTGGCTATAGGACGAGTGCCGATTTTACCCATTTTGGCGATACTTATAAGTCTATCATTGATAATCCAATTTAATTGGCAGGTTTATTCAGCGTTCGTAGGTGCTGTTATCGTGGGTATTGTGCTTGATTATTTTTTGGACAAAAAGTCAAAAGATGAAATAGACCCTGAAAAAGAAAAGGAACTTTTTAACCATTAA
- a CDS encoding STAS/SEC14 domain-containing protein, translated as MLQIIELKEKNIVATKASGKLRKEDIEKIHPLIHAILDKGMKVRWYFEMVNFTGWDLPGLWEDLKMDTAHATDYEKIAMVGDKKWQNWITQFMKPFTNADIKYFNIDQKEDAKNWIESQ; from the coding sequence ATGTTACAGATAATCGAATTAAAAGAAAAAAATATTGTTGCAACAAAAGCTTCGGGCAAATTGAGAAAAGAAGATATAGAAAAAATCCATCCACTTATCCACGCCATACTGGACAAAGGAATGAAAGTCCGGTGGTATTTTGAGATGGTCAACTTTACAGGTTGGGATTTACCTGGTTTATGGGAAGACCTAAAAATGGACACAGCCCACGCCACGGACTATGAAAAAATAGCAATGGTAGGAGATAAAAAATGGCAGAATTGGATAACACAATTTATGAAGCCTTTTACCAATGCCGATATTAAGTATTTCAATATAGACCAAAAGGAAGATGCCAAAAATTGGATTGAGAGCCAGTAA
- a CDS encoding heavy metal translocating P-type ATPase, producing the protein MKKKKLNLRDLNKTSSDNHKRNDGHNHSSPESIGKFKIYVPAIFSFVMLIIGIAMDYFDVAFFKDWIRIVWYAVAYLPVGFPVIKEGWNSIKNGDFFTEFLLMSIATIGAFAIGEYPEGVAVMLFYAVGELFQSAAVKRAKRSIKALLDVRPNEALVYRNNNYVSVNPEIVAIGEKVQVRVGEKIPLDGILLSEKGSFNTAALTGESKPDTIAKGEKVFAGSINLDGVIEIETTKEFKDSSIARILDMVQNATARKSKTELFIRKFARIYTPIVVFLAIGLTFLPYFFVDDYVFNDWLYRALIFLVISCPCALVISIPLGYFGGLGAASKNGILFKGASFLDEMTRITTVVMDKTGTVTKGVFKIKEIKTIDWDEPEFMKYLMAMEEQSTHPIAKAIMEYKADGEDFQAKEVTEVAGKGLRGMVNGKTVLVGNKPLMTSNNIEVPSETDNIVESIVMVSIDGKFAGYVIIADELKEDAHEAIKQIRESGISKIIMLSGDKDSITQQVAKEMGIDTAKGGLLPEDKLNEVEHLKKQFNTKVAFIGDGINDAPVLAASDVGIAMGGLGSDVAIETADVIIQTDQPSKIARAIKIGRSTRRIVWQNIGLAFGVKAVVLVLGAGGLATMWEAVFADVGVALLAILNAVRLQKMNWK; encoded by the coding sequence ATGAAAAAAAAGAAACTGAATTTAAGAGATTTAAATAAAACTTCATCCGATAATCACAAGCGCAATGATGGCCACAACCATAGCAGTCCGGAAAGTATAGGGAAATTTAAAATTTATGTACCAGCAATTTTCAGCTTTGTAATGCTGATTATTGGTATTGCGATGGATTATTTTGACGTAGCTTTTTTTAAAGATTGGATACGTATTGTCTGGTATGCAGTCGCATATCTTCCAGTAGGTTTTCCTGTGATAAAGGAAGGTTGGAACAGCATCAAAAATGGCGATTTCTTTACCGAGTTTTTATTGATGTCCATCGCAACCATAGGTGCATTCGCCATTGGCGAATATCCCGAAGGTGTGGCAGTAATGTTGTTTTATGCGGTAGGCGAATTGTTCCAAAGTGCCGCCGTTAAAAGAGCCAAGAGAAGCATCAAGGCATTACTAGATGTAAGACCTAATGAAGCCTTGGTCTATAGGAACAACAATTATGTTTCTGTAAATCCCGAAATCGTTGCTATTGGCGAAAAAGTGCAAGTCCGTGTGGGCGAAAAAATTCCTTTGGATGGTATTTTATTGTCCGAAAAAGGCTCGTTCAATACCGCAGCATTAACGGGCGAAAGCAAACCTGACACCATTGCAAAAGGAGAAAAAGTATTTGCAGGAAGCATCAACCTTGATGGCGTTATTGAAATCGAAACCACCAAGGAATTTAAAGACAGTTCCATTGCCCGAATCCTTGATATGGTCCAGAATGCCACGGCTCGTAAATCAAAAACCGAATTGTTCATTAGAAAATTTGCAAGAATCTATACACCTATTGTGGTATTCTTGGCGATTGGATTAACATTTTTGCCCTACTTTTTTGTGGATGATTATGTGTTTAACGATTGGTTATATAGAGCATTGATATTCTTGGTAATTTCCTGTCCGTGTGCCTTGGTTATCTCTATTCCGTTGGGTTATTTTGGTGGATTGGGAGCAGCTTCAAAAAATGGAATTCTCTTTAAGGGAGCATCTTTTTTAGATGAAATGACAAGGATAACCACAGTGGTAATGGACAAAACCGGAACCGTGACCAAAGGTGTTTTCAAAATCAAGGAAATAAAAACCATTGATTGGGATGAACCCGAATTTATGAAATACCTAATGGCAATGGAAGAACAATCCACCCATCCCATTGCCAAGGCCATAATGGAATATAAAGCCGATGGCGAAGATTTTCAGGCAAAAGAAGTAACCGAAGTCGCAGGAAAAGGATTAAGGGGAATGGTCAATGGCAAAACTGTTTTAGTTGGGAATAAACCATTGATGACTTCAAATAATATCGAAGTTCCATCTGAAACCGACAACATTGTAGAATCCATCGTAATGGTTTCCATTGATGGTAAATTCGCTGGCTATGTCATCATTGCAGACGAATTGAAAGAAGATGCCCACGAAGCCATCAAACAAATTAGAGAATCTGGAATTTCCAAAATCATAATGCTTTCCGGCGATAAGGATTCCATAACCCAACAAGTGGCAAAAGAAATGGGTATTGATACTGCAAAAGGCGGTTTGTTACCAGAAGATAAGCTCAACGAAGTTGAGCATTTGAAAAAACAATTTAATACTAAAGTAGCCTTTATAGGCGATGGCATCAACGATGCACCGGTTTTGGCAGCGAGCGATGTTGGCATTGCAATGGGTGGTTTGGGCAGCGATGTGGCGATAGAGACCGCAGATGTAATCATCCAAACAGACCAACCAAGTAAAATAGCTAGAGCCATAAAAATAGGACGTTCTACAAGACGCATCGTTTGGCAGAATATTGGGTTGGCCTTTGGTGTAAAAGCAGTGGTTTTGGTTTTGGGCGCAGGTGGTCTGGCAACGATGTGGGAAGCAGTTTTTGCCGATGTAGGCGTGGCCTTGTTAGCCATTCTGAATGCGGTTCGATTACAGAAGATGAATTGGAAATAG
- a CDS encoding RteC domain-containing protein has protein sequence MTTNYDDILKKLDNKLDILEIEEQDILLKAEKGIKLAKQTLKSVRSIVVDYEFETKLEEIHFFKCTKPKIYSKLIYYVKLFNIESKRPRGSNKSQVKYLNNYIEKLQTYFNDNLDFYHYYRREATVFDEQYFLRGKADIRLFPDSFHFFVDEEFATSHDSTVASILAYDLLIVHLKREIDKLENNGNYASLRLLQSKTKITWTAHKIYLIELIYALHSTDVINNGTVDIKDIAYFVEKTFKVDLGDYYRAFLEIRMRKNGRTKFLDILKKQLTKRMDDTDNVK, from the coding sequence ATGACGACAAATTACGACGATATATTAAAAAAATTAGACAATAAATTAGATATTCTTGAAATAGAAGAACAAGATATTTTACTCAAAGCTGAAAAAGGGATTAAACTTGCAAAACAGACCCTTAAATCAGTTAGAAGTATCGTAGTTGATTATGAATTTGAAACCAAATTAGAGGAAATTCATTTCTTTAAATGTACTAAACCAAAAATTTATAGCAAACTTATTTATTACGTAAAATTATTTAACATTGAAAGTAAAAGACCCAGGGGAAGCAATAAATCGCAAGTAAAGTATTTGAACAATTATATTGAGAAACTTCAAACCTACTTTAACGACAATCTTGATTTTTACCATTATTACCGCAGGGAAGCTACTGTATTTGATGAGCAATATTTTTTAAGAGGCAAGGCAGATATTCGGTTGTTCCCAGACTCATTTCACTTTTTTGTTGATGAAGAATTTGCAACAAGCCACGATAGTACCGTGGCCTCAATTTTAGCCTACGACCTTTTGATTGTACACTTAAAACGGGAAATTGATAAATTGGAGAATAATGGAAATTATGCAAGTTTAAGATTGTTACAAAGTAAAACCAAAATTACCTGGACAGCCCACAAAATATATTTAATTGAACTGATATACGCTTTGCACAGTACAGATGTCATTAATAATGGTACTGTTGACATTAAAGATATTGCCTATTTTGTTGAAAAAACATTTAAAGTAGACTTGGGCGATTATTACAGGGCTTTTTTGGAAATACGGATGCGTAAAAATGGCAGAACCAAATTTTTGGATATTCTGAAAAAGCAGTTGACCAAACGGATGGATGATACTGATAACGTAAAATAA
- a CDS encoding helix-turn-helix domain-containing protein — MPTSIITTDDLREFKMELLDDIKELLNSQSGHITKRWLKSPEVKKLLGISSGTLQNLRINGTLPYTKVGGVLYYDYEEIISVMENNKVHNKF; from the coding sequence ATGCCCACAAGTATTATTACCACAGACGACCTTCGAGAATTCAAAATGGAACTGCTCGATGATATCAAGGAACTACTCAATAGCCAATCTGGTCATATTACCAAAAGGTGGCTAAAATCCCCTGAAGTAAAAAAGCTTTTGGGAATCTCTTCTGGCACGTTACAGAATTTAAGAATTAATGGCACATTGCCCTACACCAAAGTAGGGGGTGTACTCTATTACGATTACGAAGAAATAATTAGCGTAATGGAAAATAATAAAGTTCATAACAAATTCTAA
- a CDS encoding ATPase: MNPHKPHIITEGSVQYTLGELKDNQMLYDFDKMLIYLNAKGKLLFGKKFKIFEEDRDIIFKLCNYFIRDEANCKKLDIDRDKGILLSGPVGCGKTSLMKLLRHIVPHQKSYEVIPTRNIAFAFNNIGYTIIENYGDKKFYCFDDLGVEPTGRHFGKDCNVMGEILLSRYDLFLSHKTKTHATTNLNAKELEERYGNRVRSRMRQLFNLIAFDKSSRDKRD; this comes from the coding sequence ATGAATCCCCACAAACCACATATCATTACCGAGGGTAGCGTTCAATACACCTTGGGAGAACTGAAAGACAATCAAATGCTTTATGATTTTGATAAAATGCTAATTTATCTCAATGCCAAAGGAAAACTACTTTTTGGCAAGAAATTCAAAATTTTTGAAGAAGACCGTGATATTATATTCAAGCTCTGTAATTATTTTATCAGGGATGAAGCTAATTGCAAAAAATTAGACATCGACCGCGATAAAGGGATTTTGCTTTCTGGTCCTGTTGGTTGTGGAAAAACCAGTTTAATGAAACTGTTACGCCATATTGTGCCACATCAGAAATCGTATGAGGTTATACCCACACGAAACATTGCCTTTGCCTTTAATAATATTGGGTACACCATCATTGAAAATTACGGCGACAAAAAGTTTTATTGTTTTGATGATTTGGGTGTAGAACCCACCGGAAGGCATTTTGGAAAAGATTGTAATGTAATGGGCGAAATCTTACTTTCACGTTATGATTTATTTTTAAGTCATAAAACTAAAACACACGCAACTACAAACCTCAATGCTAAAGAACTGGAGGAACGTTATGGGAATAGGGTACGTTCAAGGATGCGACAACTGTTCAATTTAATTGCCTTTGATAAAAGCAGTCGTGATAAAAGGGATTAA
- a CDS encoding ATP-dependent nuclease produces the protein MHISSLSIRNFRNFYKSKFIFKKGINTILGENGSGKTNLFFALRVLIDDKLPRYIRFNESDFNRGLGKWAGHWIILSVTFDELDASEEAQVLAVQSSGDMEGSKKTGSYSVYFRPKYQFRKELYDYSQTAGKSVAGLQLFFDKLTIDDYETSYLCRGSGDFSDDTTYKKYVGDFDAVEFPNPDDKEELIFGTFLPREISVHNEVSCTFIKALRDVESDLRSYSTNPLINLLRGKEKTIEVSKQTDIIDSVNKLNDQISSLKEVKDVKDGIDKSIKEAVGTTYGPNIDVKSELPNDMEKLLQSLKLWVGDPDEEGYMGKIWELSLGGANMIYLSLKLLEYEKIRTDRIANFLLIEEPEAHIHTHIQKTLFDNVQTNKTQVIILTHSTHISSVSRISSVNILSRGNMQTLVYQPSNNLDDDYITRAERYLDAIRSNLLFAKGVVLVEGDAEQILIPQMFKKVFGISLDEIGISLVNIGSTGFKNVARLFHKDRIQKNCAILTDLDASIVNLPANEVDDSAYEKHCRASQISGAERKKELDKFCDKNDFLIPFYSKYTFEVDFLLNGNSHEYVQSLPEIFKQQAAIDSSKKKLEEKSVSIAGVEVLRLADKKGKGWLALVVADNLVYNTYIPEYILKAVAFASSHLNNASKAKTAKYRLRKISRSKNDSYYDVATKISFKDKEDQQVIDDYIANFPNDQFTKFLSFI, from the coding sequence ATGCATATAAGTTCACTATCCATTAGGAATTTTAGAAATTTCTATAAATCAAAATTCATTTTTAAAAAAGGTATAAATACTATTTTAGGAGAAAACGGTTCAGGTAAAACCAATCTCTTTTTTGCTTTACGAGTTTTAATTGATGATAAACTTCCAAGATATATAAGATTTAATGAGTCTGACTTTAACCGAGGTCTGGGTAAATGGGCTGGACATTGGATAATTTTATCGGTTACTTTTGACGAACTGGATGCGAGTGAAGAAGCACAGGTACTGGCAGTACAATCTTCGGGAGATATGGAAGGCAGCAAAAAGACTGGAAGTTACTCGGTGTACTTTAGACCAAAATATCAGTTTAGAAAAGAATTATATGATTATTCACAAACCGCAGGTAAAAGTGTAGCAGGGCTTCAGCTTTTTTTTGATAAACTTACGATTGATGATTATGAAACGTCTTACTTATGCAGAGGCTCTGGAGATTTTAGTGATGACACTACCTATAAAAAGTATGTTGGCGATTTTGATGCTGTTGAATTCCCAAACCCAGATGATAAAGAAGAATTGATTTTTGGAACGTTTCTGCCGAGGGAAATAAGTGTGCACAACGAGGTTTCTTGTACGTTCATTAAAGCACTTCGAGATGTCGAAAGCGACTTACGTTCCTATTCTACTAATCCATTGATTAATTTATTACGAGGAAAGGAAAAAACTATTGAAGTTTCAAAACAAACGGACATCATTGATAGCGTTAACAAACTTAACGACCAAATTAGTTCTCTCAAAGAAGTAAAGGATGTGAAAGATGGAATTGACAAAAGTATTAAGGAAGCTGTGGGTACTACTTACGGCCCTAATATAGATGTCAAATCAGAACTTCCAAATGATATGGAAAAACTACTGCAATCACTCAAACTATGGGTTGGCGACCCAGATGAAGAAGGTTATATGGGTAAAATATGGGAGTTGAGTTTGGGAGGTGCAAATATGATTTACCTATCACTAAAGCTATTGGAGTATGAAAAAATCAGAACGGATAGAATTGCAAATTTTCTTTTAATAGAAGAACCAGAAGCACATATTCATACGCATATTCAAAAAACCCTTTTTGATAATGTGCAAACCAATAAAACACAGGTTATTATTTTAACGCATTCTACTCACATTTCATCTGTAAGCCGAATAAGTTCAGTAAATATTTTAAGCCGAGGAAATATGCAGACTTTGGTATATCAACCATCTAACAATCTTGATGATGATTATATAACAAGAGCCGAAAGGTACTTGGACGCCATAAGAAGCAACTTGCTTTTCGCGAAAGGCGTTGTTTTGGTTGAAGGCGATGCAGAACAGATTCTCATTCCTCAAATGTTTAAAAAAGTCTTTGGAATTTCGCTCGATGAAATTGGGATAAGTCTCGTAAACATTGGAAGTACAGGTTTTAAAAATGTTGCAAGGCTTTTCCATAAGGATAGAATTCAGAAAAACTGTGCCATACTAACTGACTTGGATGCCAGTATTGTCAATTTACCTGCAAATGAAGTTGATGATTCTGCTTATGAAAAACATTGTAGGGCATCGCAAATTAGTGGAGCTGAAAGAAAAAAGGAATTGGATAAATTTTGTGACAAAAACGACTTCTTGATTCCTTTTTACTCTAAATACACCTTTGAAGTTGATTTCCTTTTGAATGGGAATAGCCACGAATACGTACAATCACTTCCTGAAATTTTCAAACAACAAGCAGCTATTGATTCTTCAAAGAAAAAGTTAGAAGAAAAATCAGTTTCGATTGCAGGTGTAGAAGTTTTACGATTGGCTGATAAAAAAGGCAAAGGTTGGCTGGCGTTGGTTGTTGCAGATAATTTAGTTTACAATACTTATATTCCTGAATATATTTTGAAAGCCGTTGCTTTTGCATCTTCGCATTTAAATAATGCCTCTAAAGCTAAAACCGCTAAATACAGGTTACGAAAAATTAGTCGTAGTAAAAATGATAGTTATTACGATGTAGCAACAAAAATTAGTTTTAAGGATAAAGAAGACCAACAGGTTATTGATGACTATATAGCCAACTTTCCTAATGACCAATTTACTAAATTTTTATCGTTTATATGA
- a CDS encoding ATP-dependent helicase — protein sequence MILDTLSDQQKDAVVKDGNVLLTACPGSGKTRVIIHKLAYALKNIDVNSKQRIVALTFTVRASEEIYRRLNAMGINSNRVWSGTLHSFCLEWIIKPYSCYLPELENGYLIADETYASDIISELKEKHKLKPIDPINFRFNRDGTFAEPKTIQKRVLKDYHERLQTEKLIDFELLLYYSYKLLTKHPKIKKTLSNIFSLICVDEYQDTQDLLYAIISSIVTTGEGSSNLFLVGDTDQAIYASLGGIAKSLEEIQEELNTLPIEQLTLSGNYRSTQRIIDFYSIFQTNPIKIEAIGTNKDVDSIITYNNTIDKGYLVDEIGRLIEHSLDNGIPEDEICVLVPQWWLITTITKQLRAKLPDVNFDASGLAPMSKNRNNIWYKLSRLFLTQPQPKIYSLRYKWCSEVIENFKEHTNTEFSEQYQTERNVLKLINSITSNETEGIDYLNDCFDQFLEAVGIDQTIYAQLLINRKTFFDVIKSRLEDPTFQVPSDIASFMSFYREMSGVVINTCVGVKGEEFETVIAYGLLNGYIPHWNDIFTGDPVAASKKLLYVICSRAKTNLHLISETGRQTKKGNPLEITPELQNLNFEFDEI from the coding sequence ATGATTTTAGATACTTTAAGCGACCAACAAAAAGATGCCGTTGTTAAAGATGGAAATGTACTTCTTACAGCTTGCCCAGGAAGTGGAAAAACACGAGTGATTATTCATAAACTCGCTTATGCTCTAAAAAATATTGATGTAAACAGTAAACAAAGGATTGTCGCTCTAACTTTTACCGTAAGGGCTTCCGAAGAAATATATCGCAGATTAAACGCAATGGGAATTAATAGTAATCGGGTTTGGTCTGGCACTTTGCATTCATTTTGTCTCGAATGGATTATAAAACCCTATTCCTGTTATTTACCTGAACTTGAAAACGGCTATTTAATTGCCGATGAAACTTATGCCTCGGATATCATAAGTGAACTTAAAGAAAAGCATAAGTTAAAACCTATTGACCCGATTAATTTCAGATTCAATAGGGACGGCACATTTGCCGAACCAAAAACAATTCAAAAAAGAGTCCTTAAGGATTATCACGAAAGGCTACAAACAGAGAAGTTAATTGATTTTGAGCTTCTACTATACTATTCATACAAACTCTTAACCAAGCATCCTAAAATAAAAAAAACGTTATCGAACATTTTTAGCCTTATATGTGTTGATGAATATCAAGACACGCAAGATTTGCTTTACGCAATTATTTCGTCGATTGTAACAACTGGGGAAGGTAGCTCAAATCTATTTTTAGTAGGAGATACAGACCAAGCAATTTATGCATCTTTGGGTGGCATTGCCAAAAGTTTGGAAGAAATACAGGAAGAGTTAAACACTTTACCTATTGAGCAACTTACGCTTTCTGGAAATTATAGGTCCACACAAAGAATTATCGACTTTTACTCTATATTCCAGACAAACCCAATTAAAATTGAAGCTATTGGTACTAATAAAGACGTTGATAGTATAATAACGTACAATAACACCATTGACAAAGGATATTTAGTAGATGAAATTGGACGACTTATAGAGCATAGTTTAGATAATGGAATTCCAGAAGATGAAATATGCGTATTGGTTCCGCAATGGTGGTTAATAACTACTATCACAAAACAGTTGAGAGCTAAACTACCAGATGTAAATTTTGATGCTTCAGGTTTAGCACCAATGTCAAAAAATCGAAATAACATTTGGTATAAGTTATCGAGGTTGTTCTTAACGCAGCCACAACCAAAAATATATTCATTGCGATACAAATGGTGTTCTGAAGTAATTGAAAACTTTAAAGAACATACCAATACTGAATTCAGCGAACAATATCAAACAGAGCGAAATGTATTGAAATTGATTAACTCGATAACATCCAATGAAACTGAAGGTATCGATTATCTTAATGATTGTTTTGACCAGTTTTTAGAGGCTGTTGGGATTGACCAAACTATTTACGCACAACTTCTTATAAATAGGAAGACCTTTTTCGATGTAATAAAGAGCCGTCTTGAAGACCCAACGTTTCAAGTTCCAAGTGACATAGCATCATTTATGAGTTTTTATAGAGAAATGTCAGGCGTCGTCATCAATACTTGCGTTGGTGTTAAAGGAGAAGAATTTGAAACCGTTATTGCTTATGGTTTGCTAAATGGGTATATCCCACATTGGAATGACATTTTTACTGGAGACCCTGTTGCCGCTTCAAAAAAACTACTTTATGTTATCTGTTCAAGAGCCAAAACCAATTTACACTTGATATCAGAAACTGGCAGACAAACCAAAAAAGGAAACCCGTTAGAGATTACCCCAGAATTGCAAAATCTTAATTTTGAATTTGATGAAATATAA
- a CDS encoding N-acetylmuramoyl-L-alanine amidase → MLQFCVIFGQQKVIIIDPGHGGKDTGAIGTNSIQEKDVSLSIAKEIIRLNETLLNNEFDMYSTRYMDTLISLSDRSRLAESLKADVFVSLHCNASNTSAKGMDIYVHNTNDEEVLIKKSIGMGLSILEESTLKLDFKKRAVRFANFQVLRENIEIRPAILIEMGFISSTDEADYFLKPKNIRAMALAILMGLYNYLNVGL, encoded by the coding sequence ATGCTACAATTCTGTGTGATTTTCGGTCAACAAAAAGTCATTATCATCGACCCTGGACACGGTGGAAAAGATACTGGTGCAATCGGTACAAATAGTATTCAAGAAAAGGATGTATCGTTAAGTATTGCCAAAGAGATTATAAGGCTAAATGAAACCCTCTTAAATAACGAGTTTGATATGTATTCGACCAGATATATGGACACTTTAATTTCTTTATCCGATAGAAGTCGATTAGCTGAAAGCTTAAAGGCTGATGTGTTTGTATCGTTACATTGCAATGCCTCTAACACATCGGCAAAAGGAATGGACATTTACGTGCATAATACCAACGATGAAGAAGTACTTATAAAGAAATCTATCGGAATGGGATTGTCCATTTTGGAAGAAAGCACTCTGAAATTGGACTTTAAAAAACGAGCAGTTCGATTCGCAAATTTTCAAGTGCTACGTGAAAATATCGAAATTCGCCCTGCTATACTCATCGAAATGGGCTTTATTTCGAGCACCGATGAAGCAGATTATTTTTTAAAGCCCAAAAATATAAGAGCAATGGCATTGGCCATTTTAATGGGATTGTATAACTATTTAAATGTTGGGTTATGA